The sequence TTATGACGTCTTCGTGTCTGATTGACAGCCAGGGATTTTCATATTTAACCGACGATTCCAGTGTCTGCCAGGGGTTTTCTGTCTCGTTCATGCACACGAAAGTACGAACAATACAGCTACGAATAGTACCTTTGTGGTTTCTAACAACATTCCGTAACACTTGATGAGCGCCACTCAACGTACTAAATACCGCTGGATGAGCGTCTCACTGGGGCTGAGCATTGTCCTGCTGATACTTAAGTTCACGGCTTATTTTTTGACCTATTCGACAGCTATTCTCAGCGATGCGGTCGAATCAATCGTCAATGTTTTAGCCAGCGGATTCGCTTTTTATAGCATTTATCTGGCCGGTCAGCCCCGCGATCAGAACCACCCGTATGGTCATGGGAAAATAGAATTTTTGTCTTCGGGTTTCGAGGGTGCGATGATCCTGTCGGCTGGTCTGGTCATAATCTGGCAGTCAATTCTAAGTTTTTACGAGCCTAAAGTCCTCACCAATCTCGATCTGGGCTTCGCTCTAATCGGTTTAACAGCCATTGCCAATGCATTTGTAGGCTGGATGCTTATCCGATCAGGGAAACAAACCGACTCGCTGGCCCTAACCGCCGATGGTCGCCATTTACTGACGGATACATTCAGTAGTATTGCCGTAATGGTTGGTGTGGCACTGGTTGTTCTGACGGGTAAACACTGGATCGACAGCGCCCTTTCGCTGCTCCTATCGTTCGTTATTATTTACAACGGTTTTCAACTCATCCGTCTGTCGGTGGCTCGTCTGATGGATGAAACCGACGCGCCTACACTCGACCGCGTGGTGACCCTATTAAACGACAATAAAGACGCGAACTGGATTGACGTCCATAACCTGAGGGTGCAGAAATACGGAGCTGATCTGCATATTGACTGCCACCTCACATTACCCTATTATTGGGAATTGAATCAGGTACATGATGAAGTACATCATTTCGAAGATACGCTCAAAGATGGTTTCCTGGGCGAGGTCGAAATTTTTGTGCATACAGACCCCTGTGTCAATGAATGCTGCCATTATTGCCGGGTTACCAATTGTCCTGTTCGGGCCTTCGCCTTCGTTAACGATGTTGAATGGACTGCCGATAACCTACCACTCAATCAGAAGCACTTCGTGTCAATAGAAGTCCCCAATAGTTAACTTGTAACCAATAAATTAAGCTAAATACCCACCGAACATGTCTAGTAACTTTACTCATTTCAGGCTGACGTCAGTCCTGCTGTTTCTTGTTTTTGGCTTCTGCTCTATTTGCAATTCTCGGGCGCAATCGACTGATAATCATTTAATTGTACTTGGAGAGGCTGTAGAAGAAGTGCCCGCCGACCAGGCAACCCTTACCGTCAATTTATCCTACACGGATGAAAAAGACATAACCCTGGTTTACGAACAGCATAAAGGAGCCCGTGAGCGACTCGTGGCCATATTGACTGAACTAAAAGTACCGACCAAAGACCTGCATATTCTTCAGCTATTGGTACGAAAGGAGCGTGACTATTCAATGGGCGGTGTTGGTATGGGGCAACCAACCGAAAAATTCAAGGGATATCAGCGAATTTCGGTCAAATTCGATGATCTGAAGCGCTATGCCGAAGTGCAACAACACCTGGCATCCAATGGATTTACGGATTTATCGACAGTTTTTTCAGTTAGTAAACAACGGGAGATTGAACTTAGGCTGTTTGATCAGGCGGTGGCCAATGCAAAAGAAAAAGCCGATCGACTGGCCAAAGCCATATCGCGTTCAGTAAAGCGTATTGTCAGGATCGGTGAGGCCGAAGAAAATGAATCTGTTGGTAATATTCGCACAACAGCATTAAACCCCTACATGACTAATTACATGGCTGACCCCATGCGACCGGTGGCAACGATACAACAAACGTTTCGCTCCGCTGCCATCGTAAAAGTTGTGTATGAATTGAATTGATTCCTTTTATATCCCAATCTATTTTTCAATTTCAGACCAGGCTACCAGCTCCTTTCCTGATTATCAGGCACTTTATTGCTATTAATTCTTATGCTATTATGCATCAGTTGGCGCTATTTTGGGCTAAAAATTATTATTTACCCAAAAAGTTGTATTAATTCTTTTTATTTACCAATTTTGACGCATTAGCTAATTCGACAGAATAGCGCAGATATTGCTTTTTTCAATTCAGGTTGTATTCAAATACCGGTAAAAAACGCCCCCGCATTTCGCTGAGAGGGCGTTTTTTCTTTTTTGGTAAAACATTGCTATAACACCTCAGCCATACTTAACCCATTTTGAATTTTCTGAATGGGAACTCCTCGGAGTTTGATTTCGCCTATCCGACTGGTAAATCGGGCTAAAACGGGGATAGGAATTACTACGTTTTCAAATACTTACTACAAATATTACAGTTGAACTATGAGCGAGTAGATCCTGAATGGATTGATTTCGCTCAGTTTCGAATTTAGCATATTGTTTAGCTG comes from Spirosoma aureum and encodes:
- a CDS encoding cation diffusion facilitator family transporter, with amino-acid sequence MSATQRTKYRWMSVSLGLSIVLLILKFTAYFLTYSTAILSDAVESIVNVLASGFAFYSIYLAGQPRDQNHPYGHGKIEFLSSGFEGAMILSAGLVIIWQSILSFYEPKVLTNLDLGFALIGLTAIANAFVGWMLIRSGKQTDSLALTADGRHLLTDTFSSIAVMVGVALVVLTGKHWIDSALSLLLSFVIIYNGFQLIRLSVARLMDETDAPTLDRVVTLLNDNKDANWIDVHNLRVQKYGADLHIDCHLTLPYYWELNQVHDEVHHFEDTLKDGFLGEVEIFVHTDPCVNECCHYCRVTNCPVRAFAFVNDVEWTADNLPLNQKHFVSIEVPNS
- a CDS encoding SIMPL domain-containing protein; amino-acid sequence: MSSNFTHFRLTSVLLFLVFGFCSICNSRAQSTDNHLIVLGEAVEEVPADQATLTVNLSYTDEKDITLVYEQHKGARERLVAILTELKVPTKDLHILQLLVRKERDYSMGGVGMGQPTEKFKGYQRISVKFDDLKRYAEVQQHLASNGFTDLSTVFSVSKQREIELRLFDQAVANAKEKADRLAKAISRSVKRIVRIGEAEENESVGNIRTTALNPYMTNYMADPMRPVATIQQTFRSAAIVKVVYELN